Within Buteo buteo chromosome 10, bButBut1.hap1.1, whole genome shotgun sequence, the genomic segment GCTAGCAGAAACTTCAGTTCTTCTCAAGTGCACAGGGAAATCTCCATTGCCTGTGGTGTAACTGAAGatatttgctgctgttcttggcAGAGACATAatgtgctggggagggaaaaagaagggagtTGTGAAGACAGGGTGGAAACCTCCTTGTTTCTCAGTGGGAGAGTGGACATCTCTCTTGTTCTCAATGGGAGCTGACTGCTGCCATATCTGAAAATCTGACAGTTTGTTTTGTTATCTAATGGGGAAGAGCAGCCCCTCTTTAGTGAAGAGCAGACTCTGAAGTCAACTATCTTGCAGTACTTTGGTCTGAAAATACTGGTCTGTGTTGAGAAGAATGGACAAGGGAATTAATTCCTGTAATATGGGCTGCAGGAAATTACCTACAAGATAAGAGGGTCACTCGatctttttgagaaaaaaaaaaagaaaaagacttccTTATCTTGATGATGTTTGCTCTGAAGTATCATCTTGTGACTGCCAGAGTCTGCCTTGCAGGATCATTCAATTACAGCCGGCTCCCGTGGCTGGCATCGCTTCCTTCCTTTCGGAGGTATCGTTGTATTTACTAAAGTATTGCATGTTCCTCTTGGTATTCTGAGGCCTCTGTTGCCGCCTGTTTGTGTAGCGTGCCTGCAGCCCTGTGATGCTGTTCCCGCTCACGTGTTAAAGGACGATACAATCAGCCCTTCAATTAGGCAGGGAtctgaaaggaagaggaaatcgAGATGATGAACCAGTGAGGAGCATGTGTGACTCAATATTAGATACCTGATGGTATGACAAGCAATGAATGAGTCCTACCCCTTTTGGAGGGTCCCAGCTTGTTTGCCTACAATAACTACACAGATCTCCTAGGGGAAACTGCACTGCACTAACAAGGGGTGTTCACACCAGCCAGGGTCTGTGTCTCCTTCAGGATGCTCTGGTTACCTCCAAAAGGATTTTTTCACTATGCAGAGtacttttctcttcttcattaaAATGGCCATGTTAAATAGCTGTGAGGTTCCTCAACGCCTACTTTGTTGAACTGATCTACTCCACAGCTGGCAGCTTTTTAGAGCAGGAGACGTGAGGTTACTAAACCCATTCATTTCTCACATGCACCCACATTTCTAATGGCTATGGAGATCTAGACTTAAAGTCCTCTGAGAGCCATTGGAATGAAGAGCACATTGTGAAGACATTGTAATTATTATGGGATTTAGGGGTGTGTGGAAATGATTCATGGAGAGGTTTCCCAGCCAGCAGGCTCTTGAAGCCAGGTGAGCTCTTCCCTGGAATGTGAAGCATGCAGCGCGGCAACTGGGAGGAACAGGTTTGGCAGGACATTTTAAGTTGTTCACAGCAGACAGCCTCTTCAGAGCCACATCCCTGCTTTACCTACCTCCCAGCTGGATGCTCCTCTCTGCCACACTGGCCTTGGTGAGCTGGAAAGGATGGACACGCTGCGAAGGAGCCTTTCTCGCTGGAAGAGGTACCACATTAAGGTGCACCTGGCTGATGAGGACCTGATGATGCCTCTGACGGTGAAGCCCAGAGACACAGTGATGGACCTACGGGCTCACTTAGTACGGGAGGGCGTCACTTCCTGGAAGAAGACATTTTATTACAACTCCAGGCAGCTCGAGGAGCACGAGACTCTCAAAGAAGCCAATATCCAGAATGGCTCTGTCCTGCTTCTAGTCAGCAATAAAAGGTAGGCAAGGAGCTCATCTGCAGCAGGGGCGGTGCAAAGGAAGGGGAATGCTTTGTATATCTCAGCCCCCTGGGACGCTTTCCTGTTGGGGTTTGCAGAAAGCGGATCAGGAACTCAAACCCTGCAATTTCCAGCAGGCGGATTGAGATTCAAGGCTCTTCATATCCAGACATGCTGTGGTGTGAAATAAGGGGGTAAGGGGAGGAGGAAATCTGGCTGGTGCTGCCTGTCCTGTCTCTGATCAGGTCTCACTTTCCCGACTACGTGGCCAAACACAGAGGGAGAGACAAGACGTGCAAAAGGGGAAGGGTGATCGTGCGACATGGGGGAGCGCTCTGGGAGCCTCTCGCTTGCCCTCGTTCTTTCTTCTTGTGTCTGGCTCTCTCAATTTCTTTCTAGTAGGTACTTTCTGCAAGTATTTGGGGGTGGCGCAGTCCTGCTTTGACAGGGAAGAGCTGTGAGGCGCCAGCTTACAGCAAAGCACAATGAGTGCTGGACAGAGATGGCAAGAGGCTGCAGCTTCCCAAAATGTGGCCAGATCACAGCAGAAAGTACAGTGAGACTAGAGACTTCCAGGATAGGCAGTGCAAAGGAGAACAATTAGGGCAAGTATTATATTCCAGTGGGAATGAAACCTGAGATAATGGACCTGAGACCCACTGGCCCACAGGATAGTTTAGATTCAGAGGGGTGAATTTATGCCCACCTGCGCTGTCTTTCCTAATACCTGGTTGTTGCTGCCAGCATGATTAGTTCTGTGAAGCATTTGGGGGATACTGGATAGAAGAGATGCACAGCAGAGCATGGGTGTATTGCATCTAATTCAGCTTTCTAAATCCTGAGCCCTCTGAGTTATGTGTCTATGTTGATCAGAGTTTCCTCTGCAGAAAAACCTGCGCTAAAGACTTCAGTTCCTGATTATATGCCACATACTGGAATGGTCCTATTTTCCAGTCCAGAGGCAGCTTGAAATCTCACACAAAGATGATTTAATAAAGCATTGCCTTTCAGAGCTCAGCCAGACACAAGAGATTTCACATCGTTCAGCTAACTGCAAACCCCAAGTCACCCACGGCCCCTTTCTCCAACATCTCATTTCAGCTCTCTGATTAACTTGGCTCAGCTCCTCCTTTTCACCTTGTTTTTAATGGCAGGAGCATTtctatttgttgttgtttccagtgtttattttcctaaattGTACAGCCTGAATTTTTGAGAGTAAAAAAGGATTTGGAGGGACTCAGTTGATGGAGTGCACATATTGACGCTCTTTTGACAGATGCCTGATTTCCATAATATGCTATGCACCTTCCCACATGCTGCAAAAGCAGGGCATAACTGCGGCAGTGCAAAAAATCACCAGAAGATCCTGTCCCTGGTGCGCTGAGTTCAGGGTGCCCACCTGAAGTCACTAGccatttttgaaaatttagaGTTTGTTGCTTGAAGTGCCAGCTCAATTTTTGTGAGTACATGGAAAAGGGAGTGggatttctaatatttttctccttgaattTCACCAAAACCTTCCTGGCTCCTAAACAAGCACCTTTGGCTGATCTCTTATTCCTTTTCCCAGGGCTGGGTACATTGTGGGGGGGTGGACAGTCTCTCCCTGAAGTGACGTCTCTCCTTGAGTTCTTGGACCTGAAGGATTATTGGGTTGTGACAACCTCAGCCACTCCCAAAGTATTTTCTGTGGCATGAGTGGTAAATGCTCAGGTATCAGGGGTACATTTCTCTAAAGGCTCATGGGGGTGACTGAGCTATTGTTGTAGCATGGTCCCCCATGATATTTCTGAGACGTGCTTGTGTGTGGCTTGGCAGTCATCGCCCTGCTCGGTCCATGGTGCTGGGCTGAGTGCAGCCTCTGTGACTCAGCACCTTGCCAGATCCTCAGCATAGGATGGTTTTTAGAGGGCTCTCTCTAACAGTTCAACTGGGGGTTAGGAAATACAGAGTGGGAGAAGGCAGGTGCTGCATTACAACTGATATTACAGCACCATTTTGAGCCTTAAGATTATTCAGCCAGATCTTTAGCTATTAAAAATCCATGTTGCTCCAATAGCATCCGCAGAAATATGCTGGTCTGTATCAGCTGGGCAACAGTGTGCAACCTTGGTGAATATGAGTAGCCTATGCAGTGTTGGGACTGTCTAGGAGCCACAGGAACACAGAGGAATAGAGAACATGGTGCTGGGTTTGGCCAGCAGCCCCGAGGATTCAAGAGTTGGTTTTAGTACTTCACCGACTCAGTGAAGTATGGACCCTCTCCATTAAAGGTCAGCATCTGCTTCTTAAGTTCTCCCTGAAAATCTTGGTGTCTCCTACTTACTCTTTTGTACTGAGATGCCAGCCAAGCAGAGCTATATTAATTCCAAAAGTGGAGTTGCTTTGATTGCCAAGGTCTGCAGCTCAGTGTCGTGCCTATAAATATTAATGGTCACTCTGCATGCTATGTGTTCCTACAAGTGGCTCACGGGACAGTTTACTCTGAAccagagaaaacatgaaaatgaccCTATTTTTCATCCCCCCCCGCTTAATGCCTTTGTAGATAATTGGCATTTAGCATAGGCCAAGTCAGCATTTCCACTTCTTGCTCGTGTTTTCTGGGGTTTATAACTTCGTCATAAAAATTCACTTAAGGCTGCAGCTTGGCAGGAAAGGGATCAGCATACCAGCTAATGCCGAAAATTTATCTGGACCTTAGTGTTTAAAAGTTTGAGCAAGCCATTTTGGAGTTCAGTCAACATGACCTCTCGCCCTGGGAAAACACACGGGCAGGCCAGAACAGGGAATATTGCATCCACTGAGTATGCAATTCCCCTTTGTGCAGAGCTTGTTAATCACTTTGCTGCTGTACTGATTGAGATTGCAATCCTGTTGCAGTAGAGGCTGAGCAAAGAACGTgctgaaaaacagtttctgccCTAGAGAGCTACATATTACAGTAACATGGTTTGCAAGTGGGTAAAACAAGCAAAGCAAGACTTCAAATGTGAATGAacaagcagagagagaaaccCCCAAGCTCAGTGGCCTTGGGCCAGCCTGTGGTGTTCAAGCCATCAGTGCCCAGCGTAAGGAGACTACCAGTGAGTCTCGACATGAAAAGAGCAGCCATCCAGCACAGATGCAACAGCATCCACAAGGGCATGCAGCAGGCTGTCCCAAATGCCCGAGGCATGATCAGTCCTGGCACTGTGGACCACGCCATGGCAGAACCTGTTTGGCTCGCTCTGGAGGCGGTGCAGGGCCCCAGAGCCAGGTAGCTGCTCAGCTGGTCTGGTGGTGATGTGGGAGTTTCTGAAACTGGCACGACTCTTCCCGAATTTTGTTTGCCGCAGCGAGCTGCCTGGATGCTCCTTGCTGGGTGCATGCTGTGGAACACCAACCAAAGAGGCCTCCCACGGTGTAGTCAGCAGCAGTGTTGGATAGTGGGTGTACGacatttgctgcttctttttgatAATTTGTTGGCTGCATTTTGATGTTTGATGTTAAGTGGAGGGATATTGTCTTGAACTGGTGAATCCACCACTTAATCCATGAGCTATTTCAAACAGAAGATAGAAATGGGTGATCCAGAGCGATTCCTAGACATGCTGTGTGCCTGTTACTGACGGTAGCTGATGTACAGCTCCAGTTGGATCCGAACATGGTATAAGCACAAGCACATTGACAGAGCCTTCGCACTTGGTTTCAGGCTCCTTTCTTGTGTGGTCACCTCTAGCAGTCAGTCAGACAATGTCTGTACTAATAAATAAACCAGTACTACGACTGCTCTCTGTTACAATGCTGGAGTATTGCACTGCAGTTTTGGCCCAGTTCAGATGCATTTCAGGAGCCAGCATGGGCCAGGGACTGTTCCTTATGGGCTGTCTGGATGTGACCATGCAGGTTTGGAGGGTAAGAATTTAATATGAAAACATTAGCCATTCTGGGCCAGCTGTCCTCTCAATGCAGAAGAACGTCCCAGGCACATTTAATTTACTGGCATAGACTCAGCCACAGCACATGGGATCCCCTCAGTCTTTTGGAAGCTGAGGTTCATTGAGGCCAAGCAGCTATTGTCATCATATATGGCATGCCTGGAGAATGGAGTTCAGTAAGTCACTGGTGAATAGGTTAAATAAAGTAGATGCCAGCATTGAGTTTAGCAGAAGTCTATTATCTAGAATCTATTGGTGTTGTTTCTCTGGCCTTGAGCCACCTGAAAACATCTATCTCAAGGCATTAGCTCAGTTACCATAACAACTCATCTAGGAACGACTCCTGACAGCTCAAAAAGCAGACCAAGGTCCCACGTGGTATATAAGCCACTCTTAGGTCAAGATAAGCATGTCCAGGATTCTCCCTCTTCTGCAATCCAGCCTCAGTGTCTCTGGTGAGCGCCAGTGCTTATACAAGCTTTAATATGCTTGGGACCCTGTTTTATCCTTCAGAGGCAGTTCAGCCTAGTTTTCCAAAGGTCCATCCAACTCAAGGAGCTACCTCCTGGCAGAATAACAAAACCATCCATCTTTGGGGAACCTGGCTAATTCCCCTATTGGCATTCAGTTTACAGTCTCCGATTTTTGGTCTCATAAATGAAAACTTTGACTGAGCCACTTGCATAAGGTCCAGTTTAGCTGATGCTAAGAAACTACTGCCTACATTTGATTCCCGTGATGACACATAAGGATCGATGTTTGACATAGACACTTGGCCATGGCTCACTCCAGGCTTATATTACTCCACTATCCTGTCACCCCTTCTAACTCCCACTGGAATTCCCTGAGAAGCAGTCACCAAGCACAGCAGAAGATGTTGGATCtctagaaaaagaaaccagaaaaataatggGATCTATACAGTTTGACCCCACACAGAAAGCCAACATTACAGCCCAGACATGAATTAAGTCCCTTACACTGGGTTTCAGTGTGATTTTGTGATGCCTGCTCCTTGCACTGACCTTCCAGCTCCTGAGGTTGCTCAGCAATTACTCCTCAGCATGGAGGGAAGACTTTTCGCTCCCATCCAACTACTACAGACTTGCCCTGTTAAGCTTAGGCCTAGCAGCAGGCTCCAAGGCATCTCACAGTAGGATAACGATCCTTTAAATAGCACTGAGAGTCTCTCTTCTCAGGGAGAACTAATTAAGTTCTTCAGCACATGCTTAGACATATGTTGACCTGGTATGGCCTTAACAGGCCTGCTTCCATCTACTGGATAAATACCACTAGCTTAAAAAATATCCTCCTAGAGATGCGTTACTTAGGCAACAGCCAGGTGGGGGACTGACTTCATCTCTGTGGCTGAAGGTAATATTTATGTGTATTACTCACGGGCCAAGCTCTCTGTTGGTGTAAACTCCTTGAAATCAGTTAAGTGATTTTTAAGCTCCGAAAGCACCACTACAGTTACCTCTGCTGACCTCCTACAGCATGCAGGTCAGAAAATGACATGTATATTTAGCTCAGTTACTTACTGATCAGCCCAAGAAGCTCATTTAACAAAAGCAGAGGGTTGCATCAGCAGAGAACATGGTCCATAGGATCTAAATTCCTCCCCTGTGCAGTTGCATGGGATTGCAGTAGATGAAACTGAGCTAATATGTCCCATAGGGGCATCTGTCTTGGCTCTAGGCAAAGAATTAATGGATGGAAAGTATATTCTAAactaggtttttttctggtgtgaTAACGGCACAGCTTCCTGGACTTCACTGTAGTTGTGCCCATTTATACCAGGTGAGGATTTTGCCCAGTTGGGAAAAATACCCTCTCCTGTGTCCTGGTGTTTTATGGGGTAGATGTGCTACAGGGTGGTCTCACAGCAAATCCTTGGCTATTACAATCCCCTTAAATTTCAAGTGGGGAAGCAAGTGCTAGAATATGAATCCTGTTCCCGGGTTTTGCAGAAAACCCAGCCAGTGATTGATATCAGCTTAAGTAGACTTGTAGTGTCCTTTGCTAGGACCCAACAAAAAACTCTGCCCCATAAACTTTGAACTCCTCTCAGTTCTGATGAAATGTTTGCAGCACAGGCTCAGTTTCTTGTCTGCATAATCACAAAGAGCAATTCACAGGAGTCAAAGGACTCAGCCCTCCACCTACTGGCTCGGCtgggtggggtggctgcctggtAGAGCCGCTGCCTACAGGCCACGAGTATCTTGGTTGCAGTCCAAGGCGTGATAATGGGCTCTCTAAGCAAATGTCAGCCCTGAAGACGTACCCCTAGAAACTTGCAAGAGCTTCAGCCTCTGTTCTAGAGACCCCGGGGGTAGCCATAGATGATTTCTAAAGGTCTGCAGAAGAGTAACTAAGAAAGTAATCCTACTTTTGCTAAGCTTAAGTTTTCTATGCAGGGTCCGTACCCTGTCAGAAAATGTTTATGGAACCATAACCCCAGAAAACCACCGTTTAGTGCTAATGCATGGGGGTGAACATGTCTAGAGCAATTCAAGCTCTGTCTTACTGTAAACATCCTCAAAGTGCTCCTAAAGCTACAGGCTGCCCTTGTTCTAAGATGAAAAATGGATTTCCAGGAGCACGCACTAAAGAGGGAGAGCCTTGCTTATGGGAAAAAGGTTTACAGACAGTTGCAGATTATCTGAAGGAGGGTGAGGGCATCTTTTGCGGAAGGATAAACAGGTCTGAAACCCTGCAAGTGGCTTATCCTCAGCTATATAGTGtgactgaaaaaacaaaacagtcagAGGATCAGGTTTACATTCTCCCCACGTCAGGGTCAGTGCCTCCTTGGTCAAATGCCATTTTTGATTGCATGTCTACAGTGCTCCAAGTATTTGCCTCTTTCTTATTCAGATAATGCCAAAGAGCACAGCCAAAGCCATGAGAGATGGGGAGTGTGACAAGGGCTGAAGGGAAGCAGATGGAAGAGAGCTTGGCTGTGGAAAGGCAGCCCGGCCACCAGCGTTTGGTAAGTCCCTCCCTGCACGCCAGCTCAAGGACTGTTCAGAAAGCAGCTCTGAGTGTTTTCAGCGCTGTGTCCATGAATAATtaatccaaacaaaacaacaaataacGTTTCCTCATCAGCGCGCCGTGTGGTCTCAGCTGCCAAAGGAGAAGCGTGGGTAAGACTGACTCAGCTCCTGAGGGCAGTGAATCAGAGTGAAATGCCCATGAAAGGGTGACTTCTGCCTGGGTGATGAAGCAAGAAGGAGCTGAGGTGGACTTTGCTTAGGGCCCTAGATGGGGACATTGGACATCTGAGCCTCCTTCCGACTCTCTCACAGGATTCCTCAGTAAGTTGCTGATCTTGGCCTTTGTTTTCGTACATGTAAGTCTGAGATAATGTAATCTGCCCTTCCTTCTACTCTTTGTCCATCCAGCTGTAAGTGATTCAGGTTAGGGACTGTCTGGCCTCCTGAGCAGTTCCTATACAGCGAGGCCCTGGTTTCTAGGTTGAAGGCTATGTACAGCAACTAAGCGCTCTATAGACAGTCCTGGAGTTTGACAGCCTTTATATATCCAAAGGACAGAGACTGGTTGGTCACTGTTACAGCGACTACCTCACCTGACATTAGCGACCCATTGTTACACCAAAACTGCCTTATTTTTGAGCCAGGGTTTATAAGGCAATGAGCCTCTTTGTGTTGTTCTTCCATCTGTGTGCCAGTCCCCCTGCTCCAATAACTTCTGAACCAGCTGACCTGATTCAGCCCAGTTTGATGGAAAGAGAGAGGTCTCACAGACCCAGGATTCGTgcaattttcatgaaaaaacagcagctggataGCAGAGAGACAGAGTTAATATCCTACTGAAGGAAAGGTAATTACACCTCTTGTTCCCTATCTATTTTGAGATGCAGCAGCCAAGTGACCAGCTGGCATTTAGATACTGGCTGGTCAATCAGTACCTGCCTAGCTTCAAACCAGCTCCTGCACTTGCTGCCCGTTGCCTGCAAAGCAAGAAGCTGTTAGAAGAGCTGAGGGCTTTGCTGAGGAGGTCTGGAGGGGATAAGGGTGCCCTAGGGATATTACGGAGAGCTGGGAGCaccaagaaaggaagaaatagaaaggaGTTGTAATACACAAATCAGAACAGGTTTCACCACTTCTCTTGCTCACAGAGCAACTTGATTTTTAGGTTCAAACTTATTTTCAGGACAAAATGGATGTTTCTCTAACCACTACAGTACTTTCCCCAGAAAATTTCAATGACTGGCAACTGTCTtaccaaaccccccaaacctgcattttctgtttttcaactgaaaaacatGCCTTTCTGGACTTCTTTTGGTAATGAGAAAacatttgattctttttttccaacaaaagcatttgaagaaatgctacagaaaatggagtttctcagattttttttttttcctaggaacaaaaatatttccccaAGTATTTCCTTGGACTTTGCACAGAAAGAGATTCTAAGACAGAGAAAGACGTGATCATAGTCACAGCTGAAGATCTTTCAGTCCAAGTGACTGAAATGGACAAAGAGTGGGATGGGACTAAGCATGGGAAGAAGGAATGTGACTTTTCCAAGGTCAACCAACAAGCTAGGCACACAGTGGAGAGCGTGCTGGTGCTGTTGGGTCAGCATTTCTGCCACTTGACCACGCGGCGCCTCTGCACGTCTGTCTGTCCTGAAATAATGAGTTTCCTGGACCAAAGCCAGTACTTTCCTGACTGCTTGGAAAGTGCCTCACGCAGCTCTAGGTGCAgtcataaataataatttaaatgataataataatattaaagtGGAGGCGTGTCACTGAAGATGGGACACACTCAGCAACAGAGTCCTAAACCTATGCCCCTCTTCTAGTAAAAGGTACAGTTTGCCTCACAAAGCCTGGGAGACCAGTATTTACTTCTCTGGACATGATAATCACAGTCTTTTgctctgaaaaaggcaaactgaCCTGAGTTGAATTAGGTCCAGTATCTACTCTAACACCTCATGCCTGTAGCTGGCAGCTCTGGTCAGCTCTGGAAGGCTTTTTGCAGCTCAGAGGGATATCTGGAAAGAATAAATTAACTGTGGTGGTGTGGGGAGCTGCCTGGactaatgtttttttcagagatagGCTTTGATTGACACTTCAAATCTGCCTGACAATCTTTTATTCTAAGTGCGGTTGCTGCCTTTCttcagagcaggaagagctggtTTGGTTGCTGTCCTTCAAATGATGGATCTTATCAcatgggaaaaagaaggaagaaaaaaaaaaaaggcaaaccaccTGGAAACAGCCACAGGTACAGCCTAAAAAGAGGTAAAACTAAATGGATCTATTTGAGGTATTTCTGGTTTTTCCCTCTATGCCATAATCCAATGCAAGATATATGAGAAAAGAGGCTATGCTCTGAGGAACAAGGGctgactgttttctttcttgactgTTCATTATGTTGTTTTCCttcaagagattttttttaatgctttgcagATAGGGCTGTGCAACCCTCCAGTGACGAGAGGATGGGGAAGTCAGTGGGACAACCTCTTTTACTCACTTTTTTTACACTGCCTCTTCTACTGCCTGTCGTTCCCACGCTGCCTCTTACACTTTAGTTTCAGGTATCCTTAATACTTGCTAAATGCTGGGACCTCACCATTCAGCTGCTCTCAGAAGAGGTGACAGCCACTTTTTACAATGTAATTTAGACATCTGGGGTTTACCTGAGTCTGGCCAAGAAGAAGGTTGGGTCTCCAAATGGGCAGAGGCTTGCTTCGAATCCTCTTCTGGACACACACTTAGGTGGCAAAATAGGTGTCTTATTTGAGATGTCCTGTCTCTCCTCACTTGTCTTGGTCCATCAAAAAACAGCCAGGCTCTTTAGACTGCAGAGTATAGCGCTGCTGTTGAACGTCCAAATACCAAGAAAGATGCTGATACTAAGAACTGCTCTGAAATGGATGTTTCCCTTGTTCTCTGTGAATACAGGTGTGGACAAGACCAAGGACCAAAGCTGAAAGGTGTGCAAGCTCCTGTCTGCGTGCCAGCCTAGGCGTATTGCAAGATGAAGACATTTGCAACGTCGCATGCTGCACCATGGATGGAATATCTTCTTGCTGGGAGTGTGTATCTTTGGGATCCTGCTATTGATGGGGCATCACAGACAAGATTACCAAAAGCACTGCTGTTTGCTACTGCATTCACCTCCACTTCGGAGCTGCAGCCAGGCCTCCCCAACCAGCTCCTTCTTTTGAGCTTCATGAGCAGAAGACAAGCCCAGGCAGGCCATCTCCACCAGCTGCTGTGCTTCAGCAAGGCAGCTCAAGCTGAGGCATGTTTCAGCAGCTCTTCTGTGCTTCTCCAGTACCCCAGTCATGGATGCATCAAGTGCTTCAGTTTACAGGGCCATCAGCCTGGCAGCTTTCCTGGGCactaaatttactttttaaagttacatcAGTGTTGCACCCAGAGGGAATGGAGGAACAGATGCAGCCTGTGAAGTCTGGCTTTAATTCACCTGCCTCATTTAATTTCCTGCCCTGCCTTCTAATCAATGAGTCTGCACTAGCAGCCCTGGGAATGCAGAGGTTTTTTCATATACAGGAGAATTCAACGCAGCGgctgtgctggctgagctctCAGGGTCTCGAGCAGGCTGTGTCAC encodes:
- the TINCR gene encoding TINCR ubiquitin domain containing, which codes for MDTLRRSLSRWKRYHIKVHLADEDLMMPLTVKPRDTVMDLRAHLVREGVTSWKKTFYYNSRQLEEHETLKEANIQNGSVLLLVSNKR